In the genome of Hyphomicrobium sp. ghe19, the window AACTCGTGATCGCAGCGATGACGACATCGCCGTGGCCGATATCGAACGTTTTGCCTTCGACGGGTGCGCGTTTGGCGAGTTCGCCCGGCTTTTTGTATTCGTCGGCAAGAGCCGCGGCGAAGCCGCTCTTGATGTCGGTCAGCGCGATGCGGCCTTCGGGACGTTTCGGGCCAGCCATCGAGGGGACGACGTCGCCCAGCTCGAGGGACAGCGTGTCGGTGAAGACCGGATCGGCGGAGCCCGTGTCGCGATAGAGGCCCTGGGCCTTGCAGTAGGCTTCGACAAGCGCGATGCGGTGGGAGTCGCGGCCCGACATCGTCAGATAATTGATGGTTTCCTTGTCGACGGGGAAGAAACCGCACGTCGCGCCGTATTCGGGCGCCATGTTGGCGATCGTGGCGCGGTCGGCGAGCGACATCGAGTCGAGGCCGGGTCCGAAGAATTCGACGAACTTGTTGACCACGCCCTTCTTGCGCAACATCTGCGTGACCGTCAGCACGAGGTCGGTCGCGGTCACGCCCTCAGGGAGTTTGCCGGTCAAGCGGAAACCGATGACTTCGGGAATGAGCATCGATTGCGGCTGGCCGAGCATTGCGGCTTCGGCTTCGATGCCGCCGACGCCCCAACCGAGCACGGCGAGACCGTTGACCATCGTCGTGTGACTATCGGTGCCGACGAGCGTATCGGGATAGGCGATGGTTTTGCCGTCCGACATCTCATTGGTCCACACCGTCTGCGAGAGATATTCGAGATTGACCTGGTGGCAGATGCCGGTGCCGGGCGGTACGACGCGGAAATTCTGGAAGGCGCCCTGGCCCCATTTCAGGAAGTTATAGCGCTCGCCGTTGCGCGCATATTCGAGCGCGACGTTATCGGCCAAGGCTTTCGGCGTGCCGAACTCATCGACGATGACGGAATGGTCGATGACGAGATCGACGGGCACGAGCGGGTTGATCTTCGTCGGGTCGCCACCGAGCTTCGTCATGCCGTCGCGCATCGCAGCGAGATCGACGACGGCTGGAACGCCGGTGAAATCCTGCATCAGGACGCGTGCCGGGCGGAAACCGATTTCCTTTTCGGTCTTGCCCTTATTGCCGATCCATTCGGCCATGGCGACGATGTCGGCTTTGGTGACCGAGCGGCCGTCTTCATGCCGCAAGAGGTTTTCGAGCAGGACCTTCATCGCGTACGGGAGCCGCGAAATTCCCGTCAGGCCATTCGCCTCGGCGTCGGGCAGGGAATAGTAAACGTAGTCCTTGCCCTCGACGGTGAGGGTCTTGCGGCAGTTGAAGCTGTCGTCGGAAACGGGTGTATGGGCGCTCAAGATCAGGCCTCCGAAAGATTAAGACGAAGGGCTGCGCCGCCGGAGTGCCGGCGGATCAAGGTGTCCCGCGGCACGAGTTCGTCGGTCCGCGCGACCCCTCGCTTTTGCGCTAGCGAAGGATACAACGTGCCTTCTATATAATCGTTATAAAAAGAAAACACCAATCGCGAGATGGTCAAATTAGCGCGCAAATGCCACCGTCTTGCTCATTCACACGCCACGGAATCTCATCGCTGTGCAGCTGATTGCCGAAGACTTGGTCATAGATCGGGGTTCACGCCGCATCATCGACGGGCTGTCGTTTGCCGTCAAAGGCGGGGAGGCGCTGGTTTTGACCGGTGCGAACGGCATCGGGAAGACGACGTTGCTGCGTACGCTCGCGGGCTTCATTCGGCCGTTCCGCGGCGTCATCCGGCTCGATGGCGGCGACGATGAGCTGACGCTCGGGGAGCAGTCGCACGTCGTCGGGCATACCAACGCGGTGAAGTCGAGCTTGTCGGTCGCGGAGAATGCGGGCTTTTGGAATACGTATCTCGATTCCGGCGGCGATGGGCCTTTGCGGATCGCGGCGGCGCTCCGCCATTTCGGGCTTGAAGACCTGAGCGACTTTCCCGCGGCTTACCTGTCGGCGGGGCAGAAGCGGCGGCTCGGACTTGCCCGGCTGCTTGTCGCGCGCCGTCCGGTCTGGCTGCTTGACGAACCAACCGCATCGCTAGACACAGCGTCATCGGAGCGGCTGGTCGCTGCGGTCAACGATCATACGAGTTCCGGCGGCCTTGCCGTCATCGCCACGCATCTGCCGCTCGGTCTCGAGCGTGCGCGGACGCTGGATCTCGCAGCGCAGAGGATGGCGGCTTGAAGAGCTTTTGGGCTCTCCTTTCCCGGGATGTGAGACTTGCGGTCCGCGAAGGCGGCGCGATCGGGACGGCGCTCGGCTTCTTTCTGGTCGTCGTGTCGCTCATGCCGCTCGGCCTTGGACCGGATCTCAATCTGCTGTCGCGCATCGCGGCGGGGATATTGTGGATCGCGCTACTGCTGGCGGCGCTGCTGTCGCTCAATCGGATTTTCGAGGCCGACCACGAGGATGGGACGCTCGATGTGCTCGCGACGGGCCCATTGCCGCTGGAATTGGTTACC includes:
- the ccmA gene encoding heme ABC exporter ATP-binding protein CcmA, whose amino-acid sequence is MQLIAEDLVIDRGSRRIIDGLSFAVKGGEALVLTGANGIGKTTLLRTLAGFIRPFRGVIRLDGGDDELTLGEQSHVVGHTNAVKSSLSVAENAGFWNTYLDSGGDGPLRIAAALRHFGLEDLSDFPAAYLSAGQKRRLGLARLLVARRPVWLLDEPTASLDTASSERLVAAVNDHTSSGGLAVIATHLPLGLERARTLDLAAQRMAA